Proteins encoded within one genomic window of Bacillus thermozeamaize:
- a CDS encoding AraC family transcriptional regulator → MIEIFYVECDATHPDNFVFDIPEGHDCFMLVFTKTPAVFWAENELREYPAYSAILYRPRQKIYYRACADLYINNWIRFATDETFVTKAPLPFGVPFSIKDPVYCHHLFQLLVFEHSFNNPKKESSIQLLLQTLFNKLVESYESNFNNEITPHYYNLLKLRTAIHSNPGHEWSVPKMAELLHISPGYLQVVYKKTFGISPMNDVIQSRIRSAQEYLMHSSYSVAEIAERCGYRHVEHFCRQFKQVTGFSPREYHKRSRLKAQSFSP, encoded by the coding sequence ATGATTGAAATTTTCTATGTCGAATGCGACGCAACCCATCCGGACAATTTCGTCTTCGATATCCCCGAAGGACACGACTGCTTTATGCTGGTGTTCACCAAGACGCCCGCCGTGTTCTGGGCGGAGAACGAACTTCGGGAATATCCGGCCTACAGCGCCATCCTTTACCGGCCGCGCCAGAAAATTTACTACCGGGCCTGCGCCGATCTGTACATCAACAACTGGATCCGTTTCGCCACCGATGAAACGTTTGTCACCAAAGCCCCGCTTCCGTTCGGCGTGCCGTTTTCGATCAAGGATCCGGTGTATTGCCATCATTTGTTCCAGCTGCTCGTTTTCGAACATTCGTTCAACAATCCAAAAAAAGAGTCATCCATTCAACTTCTGCTCCAAACGCTGTTCAACAAGCTCGTCGAATCCTACGAATCCAACTTCAACAACGAGATCACGCCCCATTATTACAACCTGCTGAAATTGCGCACGGCCATCCACAGCAATCCGGGCCATGAGTGGAGCGTGCCCAAAATGGCGGAATTGCTTCACATCAGCCCGGGGTACCTGCAGGTGGTGTACAAAAAAACGTTCGGCATCTCTCCCATGAACGACGTGATCCAAAGCCGGATCCGTTCCGCCCAGGAATATCTCATGCACAGCTCCTACTCGGTCGCCGAGATCGCGGAACGGTGCGGTTACCGGCATGTGGAACATTTCTGCCGGCAGTTCAAACAGGTCACCGGTTTCAGCCCGCGGGAATACCACAAGCG
- a CDS encoding peptidase → MSKKVLILAGDAVEALEVYYPYYRCLEAGYDVTIAAPSAKKLQTVVHDFIEGVDTYIERPGYGIQAHEAFENIKPEEYDGLIIPGGRAPEYIRLNEHVPRIVKHFFDAGKPIAAICHAAQILSTIPEVLQGRKLTAYIACKPEVKAAGGTYVDETLHVDRNLVSGHAWPDLPGFMREFIALLEK, encoded by the coding sequence GTGAGCAAGAAGGTGTTGATCCTGGCGGGCGACGCGGTGGAAGCGCTGGAAGTGTATTACCCCTATTACAGGTGTCTTGAAGCGGGATATGATGTCACCATTGCCGCCCCTTCCGCGAAAAAGCTTCAGACCGTCGTGCACGACTTCATCGAGGGCGTGGATACGTACATCGAGCGTCCGGGATACGGCATTCAGGCGCATGAAGCGTTCGAAAACATCAAGCCGGAGGAATACGACGGCCTGATCATCCCGGGCGGCCGGGCGCCGGAGTACATCCGGCTGAACGAACACGTGCCGAGGATCGTCAAGCATTTCTTTGACGCGGGAAAACCGATTGCGGCCATCTGCCACGCGGCGCAAATCCTGTCCACGATCCCGGAAGTGCTGCAAGGACGCAAGCTCACGGCCTACATCGCCTGCAAGCCCGAAGTCAAGGCGGCAGGCGGCACGTATGTCGACGAGACCCTCCACGTCGACCGCAACCTCGTCAGCGGACACGCCTGGCCGGACCTGCCGGGGTTCATGCGGGAATTCATCGCCCTGCTCGAAAAATGA